From Aphis gossypii isolate Hap1 unplaced genomic scaffold, ASM2018417v2 Contig00807, whole genome shotgun sequence, the proteins below share one genomic window:
- the LOC126555341 gene encoding death-associated inhibitor of apoptosis 1-like: MNLLKCSIGCRSLVRLVQENTDPEYPQYTSFLSRLKTFDSYPPRSYQDKYSLAECGFIYSGTKDLVQCYYCGLLLVNWQENDEVWQQHAVHNPKCVNVLLYKGAQFITNVQNEFNDIRNNRGNSNDQVHRCKTESYDVVGYHVDYS; this comes from the coding sequence atgaatttattaaaatgctcCATCGGTTGTCGATCACTAGTGCGTTTGGTACAAGAGAACACGGATCCGGAATATCCTCAGTATACAAGCTTTTTATCGAGGCTGAAAACATTCGATTCATACCCGCCTCGATCGTATCAAGATAAATATTCACTGGCTGAATGCGGATTCATTTATTCCGGAACTAAGGATTTGGTACAATGTTACTACTGCGGCCTATTGCTGGTGAATTGGCAGGAAAATGATGAAGTTTGGCAGCAACACGCCGTGCATAACCCTAAATGCgtaaatgtgttattatataaaggcGCTCAATTTATTACGAATGttcaaaatgaatttaatgacaTTCGTAATAATCGCGGTAATAGTAATGATCAAGTCCATAGATGTAAAACGGAATCGTATGATGTCGTCGGATATCATGTAGATTATTCATGA